Genomic segment of Geminocystis herdmanii PCC 6308:
GTCAATGTTACCTCCTCCCGTATCACCCACTGGCGAAAAAATCAAAATACTCGATTTAGGGTGTGGTAATGGCTCTCTTACTTCAAAGATTGCTGAAAAAGGCTTTAGTATTACAGGGATTGAAGAATCTGAGTCGGGAGTAAAAATAGCCTCCGAAAATTACACTAATTGTAGTTTTTTTGTAGGTAGTATTTATGATTTAAAATATCAAGAACAAGGATTAGAAAATGCTTTTGATATTGTAATTTCATCAGATGTGATTGAGCATTTATTTTTTCCCAGAAAATTAATTGAAACAGCAAGACATTGTTTAAAACCTAACGGAAAACTTTTAATTACCACCCCTTATCACGGATATTGGAAAAATCTAGCTTTAGCTATTTCAGGA
This window contains:
- a CDS encoding class I SAM-dependent methyltransferase, translated to MNQEFDYGWKSEKPNHSHNYYLPAILSMLPPPVSPTGEKIKILDLGCGNGSLTSKIAEKGFSITGIEESESGVKIASENYTNCSFFVGSIYDLKYQEQGLENAFDIVISSDVIEHLFFPRKLIETARHCLKPNGKLLITTPYHGYWKNLALAISGKFDQHFTVLWDGGHIKFFSVKTLTELLKEGGFTDIKFNFVGRLPYLWKGMLSLATIKK